The Pseudomonas baetica genome includes a region encoding these proteins:
- a CDS encoding DMT family transporter: MTVSTPLSGVNQPFKGILLIVLATFLFSSHDALSKYLSGFYPIVMVVWARYVVHTLLMAGIFLPQSGLRVLRTKRPLLQLIRALCLLGTSLFFTTALLYIPLAEATAVNFLAPVLVTALSVPLLKEKVTRGQWIAVICGFIGVLIIVHPGGELFTPAVLLPFCSALFFCFYQLLTRKLAQIDSPTTSNFFAGLCNTLVMSALVPFFWQVPTLTHAGLMLALGSCGMTAHLFLTQAFRHAAPALLAPFGYCQIVFAGLLGWLLFNHTPSLLTVIGIAVICCSGLAAAWQQSRR; this comes from the coding sequence ATGACCGTCAGCACGCCGTTATCCGGAGTCAACCAACCCTTCAAAGGGATCTTGCTGATTGTCCTGGCGACCTTCCTGTTCTCCAGCCATGACGCACTGTCGAAGTATCTGTCGGGGTTCTATCCGATCGTGATGGTGGTGTGGGCACGGTATGTGGTGCACACCTTGTTGATGGCGGGGATTTTTCTACCGCAGTCCGGGCTGCGCGTGCTGCGAACCAAACGTCCTTTGCTGCAATTGATCCGGGCGCTGTGCCTGCTCGGTACGAGCCTGTTTTTCACCACGGCGCTGCTGTACATCCCGCTGGCGGAAGCGACGGCGGTGAACTTCCTGGCTCCGGTGCTGGTGACGGCATTGTCGGTGCCGCTGCTCAAGGAAAAGGTGACCCGTGGCCAATGGATCGCGGTGATCTGTGGGTTTATCGGCGTGCTGATCATCGTTCATCCCGGAGGTGAACTGTTCACCCCGGCGGTGTTGCTGCCGTTCTGCTCGGCGCTGTTTTTCTGCTTCTACCAACTGCTGACCCGCAAGCTCGCGCAAATCGATAGCCCGACCACCAGCAACTTCTTTGCCGGGTTGTGCAACACGTTGGTGATGAGTGCTTTGGTGCCGTTCTTCTGGCAGGTGCCGACGTTGACTCACGCCGGGCTGATGCTGGCGCTGGGCAGTTGCGGGATGACCGCGCATTTGTTTCTGACTCAGGCGTTCCGCCATGCCGCACCGGCGTTGCTGGCGCCGTTCGGTTATTGCCAGATCGTGTTTGCGGGGTTGTTGGGCTGGCTGCTGTTCAATCACACGCCGAGCCTGTTGACCGTGATCGGGATTGCGGTGATCTGTTGCAGCGGGTTGGCGGCGGCGTGGCAGCAGAGCCGCCGCTGA
- the trmA gene encoding tRNA (uridine(54)-C5)-methyltransferase TrmA yields MTFDSQAYAAQLEDKVTRLRDLLAPFDAPEPTVFDSPLQNFRLRAEFRLWREAGERHYAMFSQDDKRTPILIEAFPIASLRINQLMPQLKAAWQASAALSHKLFQVEFLTTLAGDAMITLCYHRPLDEHWHAAATKLSADLGVSIIGRSKGKREVLGQDYVVEKLEVGGRTFSYRQPEGAFTQPNGTVNQKMLNWAYEALGDRPDDLLELYCGNGNFTLPLATRVRKVLATEISKTSVNAALSNLSENAVDNVTLVRLSAEELTEALNEVRPFRRLQGIDLKSYEFGSVFVDPPRAGMDPDTCELTRRFDNILYISCNPETLAANIAQLHDTHRITQCALFDQFPWTHHMESGVLLTRR; encoded by the coding sequence ATGACTTTCGATTCCCAGGCTTACGCCGCACAGCTAGAAGACAAGGTCACGCGTTTGCGTGACCTGTTGGCCCCGTTCGATGCGCCAGAGCCAACCGTGTTCGACTCGCCGCTGCAGAACTTCCGTCTGCGCGCCGAGTTCCGCCTGTGGCGTGAGGCCGGCGAGCGGCATTACGCGATGTTCTCCCAGGACGACAAACGCACGCCGATCCTGATTGAAGCGTTCCCGATTGCCAGCCTGCGCATCAATCAGTTAATGCCGCAGCTCAAGGCGGCGTGGCAGGCCAGCGCGGCGCTGAGCCACAAGTTGTTCCAGGTCGAGTTCCTGACCACCCTGGCCGGCGACGCGATGATCACGCTGTGCTACCACCGTCCGCTGGACGAACACTGGCATGCGGCGGCGACGAAGCTGTCGGCCGATCTCGGCGTCAGCATCATCGGCCGTTCCAAAGGCAAACGCGAAGTGCTCGGCCAAGACTATGTGGTGGAAAAACTCGAAGTCGGCGGCCGCACGTTCAGCTATCGCCAGCCCGAAGGCGCGTTCACCCAGCCTAACGGCACCGTGAACCAGAAGATGTTGAACTGGGCTTACGAAGCATTGGGCGATCGCCCTGACGATCTGCTGGAGCTGTACTGCGGCAACGGCAACTTCACCCTGCCGCTCGCGACCCGCGTGCGCAAAGTGCTGGCCACCGAAATCAGCAAGACCTCGGTCAACGCCGCACTGAGCAACCTCAGCGAAAACGCTGTGGATAACGTCACGCTGGTGCGTCTGTCTGCCGAAGAGCTCACCGAAGCCCTCAACGAAGTTCGCCCATTCCGTCGCCTGCAGGGCATCGACCTGAAGAGCTACGAGTTCGGCAGCGTCTTCGTCGACCCGCCGCGCGCCGGCATGGACCCGGACACTTGCGAGCTGACCCGACGCTTCGACAACATCCTCTACATCTCCTGCAACCCGGAGACCCTGGCGGCCAACATCGCCCAGTTGCACGACACGCACCGCATCACCCAGTGCGCGTTGTTCGACCAGTTCCCGTGGACGCATCACATGGAATCGGGTGTGTTGCTGACCCGCCGTTGA
- a CDS encoding HAD family hydrolase yields the protein MSLAEVKHWVFDMDGTLTVAVHDFAAIRVALAIPPEDDILTHLAALPAEEAAAKHAWLLEHERDLALGSTPATGAVELVRDLHSRGYRLAILTRNARELAHVTLEAIGLADCFAVEDVLGRDEAPPKPHPGGLLKLAEAWAVPASEMVMVGDYRFDLDCGRAAGARTVLVNLPHNPWPELTDWHAQDCVELRRMILA from the coding sequence ATGAGCCTGGCCGAGGTGAAGCACTGGGTGTTCGACATGGACGGCACCCTGACCGTCGCCGTGCATGACTTCGCGGCGATTCGCGTGGCGCTGGCAATCCCGCCGGAGGACGACATCCTCACCCATCTCGCCGCGTTGCCGGCCGAGGAGGCGGCAGCGAAACATGCGTGGTTGCTGGAGCATGAGCGCGATCTGGCACTCGGTTCGACTCCGGCGACCGGTGCGGTGGAACTGGTGCGTGATCTGCATTCGCGCGGTTATCGCCTCGCTATCCTCACCCGTAATGCGCGGGAACTGGCGCATGTGACGCTAGAGGCGATTGGCCTGGCTGACTGCTTCGCGGTGGAAGACGTGCTGGGCCGTGATGAAGCGCCGCCCAAGCCGCATCCGGGTGGGTTGCTCAAGTTGGCAGAAGCCTGGGCGGTACCGGCCAGTGAGATGGTGATGGTCGGCGATTACCGCTTTGATCTCGATTGCGGGCGAGCAGCGGGCGCGCGGACGGTGTTGGTGAACCTGCCGCATAACCCGTGGCCGGAGCTGACGGATTGGCATGCGCAGGATTGTGTCGAGTTGCGGCGGATGATTCTGGCCTGA
- the aroQ gene encoding type II 3-dehydroquinate dehydratase, translating into MPPIVLVLNGPNLNLLGTREPATYGHETLADISALCGRAGEEFGLAVEFRQTNHEGELLDWIHGARDRCAGIVINPAAWTHTSVAIRDALVASELPVIEVHLSNVHAREPFRHHSFVSAIATAVMCGFGSHGYRLALEHFSQRLKGCAA; encoded by the coding sequence ATGCCCCCTATCGTTCTGGTGCTCAACGGCCCGAACCTGAACCTGCTCGGCACCCGTGAGCCGGCGACTTATGGCCACGAAACCCTGGCGGATATCTCCGCGCTGTGCGGCCGCGCGGGCGAAGAATTCGGCCTGGCCGTGGAGTTTCGCCAGACCAATCACGAAGGTGAACTGCTCGACTGGATTCACGGAGCACGCGACCGTTGCGCCGGGATCGTGATCAATCCGGCGGCGTGGACGCACACCTCGGTGGCGATTCGCGATGCACTGGTGGCCAGTGAATTGCCGGTGATTGAAGTGCACCTGTCCAACGTCCATGCCCGCGAACCGTTCCGGCATCATTCGTTTGTCTCGGCCATCGCTACGGCGGTGATGTGCGGGTTTGGCAGCCATGGCTATCGTCTGGCCCTGGAACATTTCAGCCAGCGGCTGAAGGGATGCGCGGCATGA
- a CDS encoding shikimate dehydrogenase: protein MIRKNVILAGLIGAGIQASRTPALHEHEGDAQDMRYLYRLVDLDQLQLDINALPDLLLAAERMNYTGLNITFPCKQAIIPLLDELSPEARGIGAVNTVVLKDGKRVGHNTDCLGFAEGFRRGLNDAARNRVVQMGAGGAGAAVAHALLSEGVQRLSIFDVDSERAESLANNLNQHFGVGRAVAGHDLPSTLNQADGLVNTTPMGMAKLPGMPVPVELLRKELWVAEIVYFPLETELLRNARALGCRTLDGGNMAVFQAVKAFELFSGVVPDAQRMLAHFQSMEG, encoded by the coding sequence ATGATCCGCAAGAACGTAATACTGGCCGGACTGATCGGTGCCGGCATTCAGGCCTCGCGCACACCTGCGCTGCATGAGCACGAGGGTGATGCGCAGGACATGCGCTATCTGTATCGCCTGGTCGACCTCGATCAATTGCAGTTGGACATCAACGCCCTGCCCGACTTGCTGCTGGCCGCTGAGCGCATGAACTACACCGGCCTGAACATCACCTTCCCGTGCAAGCAAGCGATCATCCCGCTGCTCGACGAACTGTCGCCGGAAGCTCGCGGCATCGGCGCGGTGAATACCGTGGTGCTCAAGGACGGCAAACGTGTCGGCCACAACACCGATTGTCTGGGATTCGCCGAGGGTTTTCGCCGTGGCTTGAATGACGCTGCGCGTAACCGCGTAGTCCAGATGGGCGCTGGCGGTGCAGGCGCGGCAGTGGCCCACGCGTTATTGAGCGAAGGCGTACAACGGCTGAGCATTTTCGACGTGGACAGCGAACGCGCTGAAAGCCTGGCGAACAACCTCAATCAGCATTTCGGCGTTGGCCGCGCAGTGGCCGGGCATGATTTGCCAAGCACGTTGAATCAAGCCGATGGCCTGGTGAACACCACGCCAATGGGCATGGCCAAACTGCCGGGCATGCCGGTTCCGGTCGAGTTGCTGCGCAAAGAATTGTGGGTGGCGGAGATTGTGTACTTCCCTCTGGAGACCGAACTACTGCGCAACGCCCGCGCCTTGGGCTGCCGAACGCTGGATGGCGGCAACATGGCGGTGTTTCAGGCAGTGAAGGCGTTTGAGTTGTTCAGCGGCGTGGTGCCGGACGCGCAGCGGATGCTGGCGCATTTTCAAAGCATGGAGGGTTGA
- the quiC gene encoding 3-dehydroshikimate dehydratase QuiC — protein MQRSIATVSLSGTLPEKLEAIAAAGFDGVEIFENDLLYYDGSPREIKQMCADLGIAITLFQPFRDFEGCRRDRLARNLERAERKFDLMQELGTDLVLVCSNASADSVGDQQILVDDLRLLAERAGARGLRIGYEALAWGRHVNTYQQVWDIVRQADHPSLGVLLDSFHTLSLKGDPRAIADIPGDKIFFVQMADAPILAMDVLEWSRHFRCFPGQGEFDLPGFLAPIIQSGYTGPLSLEIFNDGFRAAPPRANAADGLRSLLYLEEKTRQRLEQEATPVADREILFETPKASEYNGIEFLEFAVDESLGAKLSNWLERLGFVKAGQHRSKSVSLLRQGDINLILNSEPYSFAHSFFEAHGPSLCATAVRVKDSASALARAVAYKGQPYRGLVGPNELELAAVRAPDGSLIYLVDEQADVYGTDFNLLADAPSRGGLKRIDHMAMALPADSLDSWVLFYKSLLDFEADDEVVLPDPYGLVKSRALRSRDSSIRLPLNISENRNTAISHALSSYRGSGVHHIAFDCDDIFAEVSRAKEAGVPLLDIPLNYYDDLAARFDFDDEFLSELAYYNVLYDRDAQGGELFHVYTEPFEGRFFFEIIQRKNGYAGYGAANVAVRLAAMAKSRSGAVRQAKL, from the coding sequence ATGCAGCGTTCCATTGCCACCGTTTCCTTGAGCGGCACCCTGCCGGAAAAACTCGAAGCCATTGCCGCCGCCGGGTTCGACGGGGTGGAGATATTCGAAAACGACCTCCTGTACTACGACGGCAGTCCACGGGAAATTAAACAGATGTGCGCCGACCTCGGCATCGCCATCACCCTGTTCCAGCCGTTCCGCGATTTCGAAGGCTGCCGCCGCGATCGCCTGGCACGCAATCTTGAGCGCGCCGAACGCAAGTTCGACCTGATGCAGGAACTCGGCACCGACCTGGTGCTGGTCTGCAGCAACGCCTCGGCCGACAGCGTCGGCGATCAACAAATTCTAGTCGATGACCTGCGCCTGCTGGCCGAACGCGCCGGTGCGCGTGGCTTGCGCATTGGTTACGAAGCACTGGCGTGGGGCCGTCACGTGAACACTTATCAACAGGTCTGGGACATCGTGCGTCAGGCTGATCACCCAAGCCTTGGGGTTTTGCTCGACAGCTTCCATACGCTGTCGTTGAAGGGCGATCCCCGCGCAATCGCCGACATTCCCGGCGACAAGATCTTTTTTGTACAAATGGCTGACGCGCCGATTCTGGCCATGGATGTGCTGGAGTGGAGCCGGCATTTCCGCTGCTTCCCGGGGCAGGGCGAATTCGATCTGCCGGGTTTCCTCGCGCCGATCATCCAGAGCGGTTACACCGGGCCGCTGTCGCTGGAAATCTTCAACGACGGTTTCCGCGCCGCACCGCCACGGGCGAATGCCGCTGACGGTTTGCGTTCGCTGCTGTATCTGGAAGAGAAGACTCGCCAGCGTCTGGAACAGGAAGCGACGCCTGTGGCCGACCGTGAAATCCTTTTTGAAACGCCGAAGGCTAGCGAATATAACGGCATCGAGTTTCTGGAGTTTGCCGTCGATGAAAGCCTCGGCGCCAAGCTGTCGAACTGGCTGGAGCGCCTCGGGTTCGTCAAGGCCGGGCAGCATCGTTCCAAGAGCGTGAGCCTGCTGCGTCAGGGCGACATCAACCTGATCCTCAACTCCGAGCCTTATTCTTTTGCGCACAGCTTCTTCGAAGCCCACGGCCCGTCTTTGTGCGCTACCGCTGTGCGGGTCAAGGACAGCGCCAGTGCTTTGGCCCGCGCCGTGGCTTACAAAGGTCAGCCCTATCGCGGACTGGTCGGCCCTAACGAGTTGGAATTGGCGGCAGTGCGCGCTCCCGACGGCAGCCTGATTTATCTGGTGGATGAACAGGCCGATGTCTACGGTACCGATTTCAATCTGCTGGCGGATGCCCCGTCCCGTGGCGGCCTCAAGCGCATCGACCACATGGCCATGGCGTTGCCGGCCGACAGTCTCGACAGTTGGGTGTTGTTCTATAAGAGCCTGCTGGATTTCGAGGCGGACGACGAAGTTGTGTTGCCCGACCCGTACGGTTTGGTGAAGAGCCGCGCATTGCGCAGTCGCGACAGCTCGATCCGCTTGCCGCTGAACATTTCCGAGAACCGCAACACCGCGATCTCCCATGCGTTGTCGAGTTACCGCGGTTCAGGTGTGCATCACATCGCCTTCGATTGTGACGACATCTTCGCCGAAGTCAGTCGCGCCAAAGAAGCCGGCGTACCGCTGTTGGATATCCCGCTCAACTATTACGACGACCTCGCTGCACGTTTTGATTTCGACGACGAATTTCTCAGTGAACTGGCGTATTACAACGTGCTCTACGATCGTGACGCGCAGGGCGGCGAGTTGTTTCACGTCTACACCGAGCCTTTCGAAGGGCGCTTCTTCTTCGAGATCATTCAGCGTAAAAACGGCTATGCCGGTTACGGCGCAGCGAACGTCGCGGTGCGTTTGGCGGCAATGGCCAAATCACGCAGTGGCGCCGTTCGCCAGGCGAAGTTGTAG
- a CDS encoding MFS transporter, translating into MIPSQTSRMAPAMSTASGGIGDKIRGAMAVGKTRWGMLALVFFATTLNYIDRAALGVMQPILAKEMSWTAMDYANINFWFQVGYAIGFVLQGRLIDRVGVKRVFFCAVLLWSLATGAHGLATSAVGFMVCRFILGLTEAANYPACVKTTRLWFPAGERAVATGIFNAGTNVGAMFTPMLLPLVLHVWGWQAAFLCMSALGGIWLLFWGLKYFNPEDHPSVKQSELDYIQQEVEPEQARVPFSKILRMRGTWAFALAYSLTAPVFWFYLYWLPPFLNQQYNLGINVTQMGIPLIIIYVTADFGSVGGGILSSFLIGRGMNAIKARLLSMFLFACCIIGVVMAAGSANLWVAVAAISLAIGAHQAWTANIWSLVMDYTPKHMMSTVFGFGGMCAAIGGMFMTQIVGHILTVTNNNYTVLFTLIPAMYFIALTWMYFMAPRKIPTVTE; encoded by the coding sequence ATGATTCCTTCACAGACTTCCCGCATGGCCCCGGCCATGAGCACTGCCTCAGGTGGCATCGGCGACAAGATCCGCGGCGCCATGGCCGTCGGCAAGACCCGTTGGGGCATGCTGGCGCTGGTGTTTTTCGCCACCACCCTGAACTACATCGACCGCGCCGCCCTCGGCGTCATGCAGCCAATCCTCGCCAAGGAAATGAGCTGGACGGCGATGGATTACGCCAACATCAACTTCTGGTTTCAGGTCGGCTACGCGATCGGTTTCGTCCTGCAAGGACGGTTGATCGACCGGGTCGGCGTCAAACGCGTGTTCTTCTGCGCCGTGTTGCTGTGGAGCCTGGCCACCGGTGCCCACGGTCTGGCGACATCGGCCGTCGGTTTCATGGTCTGCCGGTTCATCCTCGGCCTGACGGAAGCGGCGAACTACCCGGCCTGCGTGAAAACCACGCGCCTGTGGTTCCCGGCCGGCGAACGTGCAGTCGCCACCGGCATCTTCAACGCAGGCACCAACGTCGGCGCGATGTTCACGCCGATGTTGCTGCCACTGGTTCTCCACGTCTGGGGCTGGCAAGCGGCATTCCTGTGCATGTCGGCACTCGGCGGGATCTGGCTGTTGTTCTGGGGCCTGAAGTACTTCAACCCGGAAGATCACCCGAGCGTGAAACAGTCCGAGCTGGACTACATCCAGCAGGAAGTCGAACCGGAACAGGCCCGCGTGCCGTTCTCGAAAATCCTCCGTATGCGCGGCACCTGGGCCTTCGCCCTCGCCTACTCGCTGACCGCGCCGGTGTTCTGGTTCTACCTGTACTGGCTGCCACCGTTTCTCAATCAGCAATACAACCTGGGCATCAACGTGACCCAGATGGGCATCCCGCTGATCATCATCTACGTCACCGCCGACTTCGGTAGCGTCGGGGGCGGCATTCTGTCCTCGTTCCTGATCGGTCGCGGGATGAACGCGATCAAGGCGCGGCTGCTGTCGATGTTCCTGTTTGCCTGCTGCATCATCGGCGTGGTCATGGCCGCCGGTTCCGCCAATCTGTGGGTCGCGGTGGCGGCGATTTCTCTGGCGATCGGCGCGCATCAGGCATGGACGGCGAACATCTGGAGCCTGGTGATGGACTACACGCCCAAGCACATGATGAGCACGGTATTCGGTTTCGGCGGCATGTGCGCGGCGATCGGCGGGATGTTCATGACCCAGATCGTCGGCCACATCCTCACCGTCACCAACAACAACTACACCGTGTTGTTCACCCTGATTCCGGCGATGTACTTCATTGCGCTGACCTGGATGTACTTCATGGCGCCGCGCAAGATTCCGACCGTCACCGAGTAA
- the ypfJ gene encoding KPN_02809 family neutral zinc metallopeptidase, with product MLWNKARRSENVNDQRKDKDVRSPTGIALAAGLIVSIMAGMGAYWADLEKSGDVETVNTMQEQTLGEMGKFVEDDPHRFFVESVLGSTEDVWTQIFAQVGKQYQSPELVLYDVETQSACGAYRSKEAGPFYCELDKKIYIDLKSLESFTVQDSMVADFAQAYVIAHEVGHHVQNEMGVLKRMEDAENSGESMTGADGLGVRLELQADCLAGYWARHAQDNLQWLDPDDLDEALEIASKVGDDYLMRKAHLDVRPEAFTHGTSQQRINWFNTGFNALHGDACTTFEAAQL from the coding sequence ATGTTATGGAACAAGGCAAGACGCAGCGAAAACGTCAACGATCAACGAAAGGACAAGGATGTCCGCAGCCCTACAGGGATAGCTTTAGCGGCGGGTCTGATCGTCTCGATAATGGCAGGTATGGGTGCCTACTGGGCCGACCTGGAGAAATCGGGTGACGTCGAAACGGTCAATACGATGCAAGAGCAGACCTTGGGAGAGATGGGAAAATTTGTGGAGGATGACCCCCATCGGTTTTTTGTCGAGTCCGTGCTGGGAAGCACCGAAGACGTCTGGACACAGATATTTGCGCAAGTGGGGAAACAGTATCAGTCGCCTGAACTTGTTCTGTATGACGTCGAGACCCAGTCTGCCTGTGGCGCCTATCGATCAAAAGAAGCCGGCCCGTTCTACTGCGAACTGGACAAGAAAATCTACATCGACCTCAAATCGCTGGAGTCATTTACTGTTCAGGACTCAATGGTGGCGGACTTTGCACAAGCCTATGTGATTGCTCATGAGGTTGGGCACCATGTTCAGAATGAAATGGGTGTGCTCAAGCGAATGGAGGACGCCGAAAACAGCGGTGAATCCATGACCGGGGCTGACGGCCTGGGTGTGCGTCTGGAATTACAGGCCGACTGCCTGGCAGGCTACTGGGCACGCCATGCGCAAGACAATCTGCAATGGCTCGACCCCGATGATCTGGATGAAGCCTTGGAGATTGCCTCAAAAGTGGGTGACGATTACCTGATGCGCAAAGCGCACCTGGATGTTCGGCCGGAGGCGTTTACTCACGGCACTTCGCAACAGCGAATCAACTGGTTCAACACCGGTTTCAATGCTTTACACGGAGATGCCTGCACCACCTTTGAAGCAGCACAACTGTAA
- the ypfJ gene encoding KPN_02809 family neutral zinc metallopeptidase encodes MLWKKGRRSDNVVDARGDDSGGGGGMRFGGGKGLSLGAILLIVGIGWITGQDPLQILGQLTGQMSEQPAPTTQTRQAPPANDEQAEFVRSILGDTEDTWGTVFQQAGRQYKDPTLVLFSNRVNSACGLATSATGPFYCPADQKVYLDMAFFQEMSQRFKAAGDFAQAYVIAHEVGHHVQTLLGVSAKIQTARQQGQQMEGAGGLLVRQELQADCLAGVWAYSAQKRLNWLEPGDIEEALNAANAIGDDRLQQQGQGRVVPDSFTHGTSAQRVRWFKTGFAQGQVGQCDTFAAKNL; translated from the coding sequence ATGCTATGGAAAAAAGGCCGACGCAGTGACAACGTCGTCGATGCCCGTGGTGATGATAGCGGCGGTGGCGGCGGCATGCGTTTCGGTGGCGGCAAGGGGTTGAGCCTGGGGGCAATCCTGCTGATCGTCGGCATCGGCTGGATCACCGGACAGGATCCGCTGCAGATCCTCGGTCAACTCACCGGACAAATGTCCGAACAGCCGGCACCCACCACGCAGACGCGTCAGGCCCCACCGGCCAATGACGAACAGGCCGAGTTCGTCCGTTCGATCCTTGGCGACACTGAGGACACTTGGGGCACGGTTTTCCAGCAGGCCGGCCGTCAATATAAGGACCCGACCCTGGTGCTGTTCAGCAATCGGGTCAACTCCGCTTGCGGCCTCGCCACTTCCGCCACTGGCCCGTTCTACTGCCCGGCGGATCAGAAGGTCTATCTGGACATGGCGTTCTTCCAGGAGATGTCGCAACGCTTCAAGGCTGCCGGCGACTTCGCCCAGGCCTACGTGATCGCTCACGAAGTCGGACACCATGTGCAGACGCTTCTTGGCGTCTCGGCGAAAATTCAGACAGCCCGCCAGCAAGGTCAGCAGATGGAAGGGGCCGGTGGCTTGCTGGTACGTCAGGAATTGCAGGCCGATTGCCTGGCCGGTGTCTGGGCCTATAGCGCGCAGAAGCGCTTGAACTGGCTGGAGCCCGGCGACATTGAAGAAGCCTTGAATGCCGCCAATGCCATCGGTGATGATCGCCTGCAACAACAGGGTCAGGGCCGTGTAGTACCGGACTCGTTTACCCACGGTACGTCGGCGCAAAGGGTGCGCTGGTTCAAAACCGGATTCGCGCAGGGCCAGGTCGGCCAGTGCGACACCTTCGCGGCGAAAAACCTGTAA
- a CDS encoding TetR family transcriptional regulator, with the protein MTMNTELTAAPEVSAVEPRKSRKNNPEKTRENILQEAIVEFVQQGLSGARVDAIAERIHTSKRMIYYYFGSKEQLYVEVLEKLYGDIRNTESRLHLAELPPVEAIRRLVEFTFDHHDRNVDFVRIVCIENIHNAEFVKRSDAIKAMNNTILDSLGEILRRGAEEGVFRSGLDALDVHLLISSFCFYRVSNRQTFGEIFQIDLPDESIKQRHREMICESVLRYLQA; encoded by the coding sequence ATGACGATGAATACAGAACTTACCGCAGCTCCTGAAGTGTCCGCTGTAGAGCCGCGCAAGAGTCGCAAGAACAACCCGGAAAAGACCCGCGAGAACATCCTGCAGGAGGCGATCGTCGAGTTCGTCCAGCAAGGATTGTCCGGTGCCCGCGTCGACGCGATCGCCGAACGCATCCACACCTCCAAACGCATGATCTATTACTACTTCGGCAGTAAGGAGCAGTTGTACGTCGAGGTGCTGGAGAAGCTCTACGGCGATATTCGCAATACGGAAAGCCGTTTGCACCTGGCCGAGCTGCCGCCGGTGGAGGCGATTCGGCGGTTGGTCGAATTCACTTTCGATCACCACGACCGCAACGTCGATTTTGTGCGCATCGTCTGCATCGAGAACATCCACAACGCTGAATTCGTGAAGCGTTCGGATGCGATCAAGGCGATGAACAACACCATCCTCGATTCACTCGGCGAGATCCTGCGCCGGGGTGCCGAAGAGGGTGTGTTTCGCAGTGGGCTCGATGCGCTGGACGTGCATCTGCTGATCAGTTCGTTCTGCTTCTATCGCGTGTCGAACCGCCAGACGTTTGGCGAGATTTTCCAGATCGACCTGCCAGACGAAAGCATCAAGCAACGTCATCGCGAGATGATCTGCGAGTCGGTGTTGCGCTACCTGCAAGCCTGA